The following proteins are encoded in a genomic region of Sulfurovum indicum:
- the dsbD gene encoding protein-disulfide reductase DsbD, whose translation MQNMVKKLLIVSLLFNSLVFGGFTSALKTQKFLQPEEAFQISAVQKDDVIETKVTLADKIHIYKDDLKYRIIAPRKVELKPVLPPAHEFDGDMVYEKELIVKIPVKEITSKVKGDYTLEIEVVGCSDKGICYQPFRKSFKFKGAEQGIFDKISSLTQEGNTAKIADVLGSESSLFIILLFFIFGLLLALTPCVFPMIPILSSIIVSQSGDQKPSVAKAFFTSLVYVVAMALTYTVVGVVAGLVGADIQTAMQNPWVLTVFAAMFVALAFSLFGYYELGLPASWQSKLSRVSDEAGQKGGFVGTAVMGVLSALIVGPCVAPPLGGAVLFISHTGDAILGGVALFVMSIGMGMPLLLVGIGAGKFMPKPGGWMTVISQVFGVMMLGLAIFMLGRILPDSITLILWALLFMGSALYMGLFDDSDKKKGAKKLFQLFAVVLMLYGASLFIGALSGASSMLRPFERFTSSKGSAVTVAEEKNSHRGYSIDRLLKEVASSDKPVVVDFGKESCTACTELEEITFPDPKVQEQLKKFTFIKVDVTDNTDEEKALLKKFELFGTPNIIFFDKDNNFLPQKSLTGFIKPQDFADHLEEVAK comes from the coding sequence ATGCAGAATATGGTAAAAAAGTTACTTATTGTAAGTCTACTTTTTAACAGTTTGGTTTTTGGAGGTTTCACAAGCGCATTAAAGACGCAGAAGTTTCTACAGCCTGAAGAGGCGTTTCAGATCAGCGCAGTGCAAAAAGATGATGTAATCGAGACAAAGGTGACATTGGCGGACAAGATACATATCTATAAAGATGATTTGAAGTACCGTATTATTGCTCCACGGAAAGTGGAACTCAAACCGGTACTGCCGCCGGCACATGAATTTGACGGTGACATGGTGTACGAGAAAGAGCTTATAGTGAAGATCCCTGTAAAAGAGATCACCTCAAAAGTCAAAGGAGACTATACACTTGAGATCGAAGTCGTGGGGTGTTCGGATAAAGGTATCTGTTATCAGCCGTTCAGGAAATCATTTAAATTCAAGGGAGCTGAACAGGGGATATTTGACAAGATCTCCTCTTTGACACAGGAAGGGAATACAGCTAAAATTGCTGATGTCCTGGGAAGTGAAAGCTCGCTTTTCATTATCCTGCTTTTTTTCATTTTCGGTCTGTTGCTGGCACTTACACCATGTGTGTTCCCTATGATCCCTATTCTCTCTTCGATTATTGTTTCGCAGTCGGGTGATCAAAAACCAAGCGTTGCCAAAGCCTTTTTTACTTCGCTTGTTTATGTGGTTGCTATGGCACTGACCTATACTGTAGTAGGTGTTGTTGCCGGTCTTGTCGGTGCAGATATCCAGACAGCGATGCAGAACCCCTGGGTGCTTACTGTCTTTGCTGCAATGTTTGTGGCTTTGGCCTTCTCACTCTTTGGTTACTATGAACTGGGACTTCCGGCTTCATGGCAGAGTAAGCTCAGTCGTGTCAGCGATGAAGCTGGACAAAAAGGCGGTTTTGTCGGTACGGCTGTGATGGGTGTGCTCTCTGCACTGATTGTTGGACCATGTGTGGCACCACCGCTTGGAGGTGCAGTCCTTTTTATCTCTCATACAGGAGACGCCATACTGGGCGGTGTGGCTCTTTTTGTGATGAGTATAGGTATGGGTATGCCACTGCTTCTCGTGGGTATCGGGGCAGGGAAGTTCATGCCGAAACCTGGCGGTTGGATGACAGTGATTTCGCAGGTCTTCGGTGTGATGATGCTCGGCCTTGCCATCTTTATGCTTGGCCGTATACTGCCTGACAGTATTACTCTGATACTTTGGGCACTGCTTTTCATGGGATCAGCACTCTATATGGGTCTCTTTGATGACAGTGACAAAAAGAAGGGAGCCAAAAAGCTTTTCCAGCTCTTTGCAGTCGTATTGATGCTCTATGGGGCTTCTCTCTTTATTGGTGCATTGAGCGGTGCAAGTTCGATGCTCAGGCCGTTTGAGCGTTTCACCTCTTCTAAAGGCAGTGCGGTTACCGTAGCAGAAGAGAAGAACAGCCACCGTGGTTACAGTATCGACCGTCTGCTTAAGGAGGTTGCATCTTCGGATAAACCGGTGGTCGTTGACTTTGGTAAAGAGAGTTGTACTGCATGTACCGAGCTTGAAGAGATTACTTTCCCGGACCCGAAGGTTCAGGAGCAGCTCAAGAAGTTCACTTTCATTAAAGTGGATGTCACAGATAATACAGATGAAGAGAAAGCACTCTTGAAGAAATTTGAACTTTTTGGGACACCGAATATCATCTTCTTTGACAAAGATAATAACTTCCTTCCACAGAAGAGTCTGACCGGATTCATCAAACCACAGGATTTCGCCGACCATCTTGAAGAGGTTGCAAAATAG
- the hemJ gene encoding protoporphyrinogen oxidase HemJ has translation MAYYTWILAFHVMSFTSWMAVLFYLPRLFIYHREHADNRAFTEVVQVQEYKLYHYIGVPAMWATIISGGAMLYLNPGIFQSGGWMHAKLLFLAFLIAYSFSLNKIRKILIENPYYKTGKYFRVYNEVPTLLMIFIVIMVVVKPF, from the coding sequence ATGGCATATTACACTTGGATTTTGGCATTTCATGTAATGAGTTTTACTTCCTGGATGGCAGTACTGTTCTATCTGCCAAGGCTTTTCATCTACCACAGAGAACATGCAGATAACAGAGCATTTACTGAAGTGGTACAGGTACAGGAGTATAAACTATACCACTATATCGGTGTACCGGCTATGTGGGCGACAATCATTTCCGGAGGAGCTATGCTCTATCTAAATCCCGGGATATTTCAAAGCGGAGGATGGATGCATGCTAAACTGCTTTTTCTTGCTTTTTTGATCGCATACAGTTTCTCACTTAACAAGATACGTAAAATACTGATAGAAAATCCCTACTATAAGACAGGAAAGTATTTCAGGGTCTATAATGAAGTACCGACACTTTTGATGATCTTTATCGTTATCATGGTTGTTGTTAAACCGTTTTAA
- a CDS encoding FAD:protein FMN transferase has translation MKKTLLLLFMLSLLKAEEMQQRIRMLMGTYVTVTLPASKTTFISSIFEHIAQIEHSLSTYDADAVLYNLNQHHKVPYDAHLAEALRLSKQYYAETGGYFDVTIGSVTKGLYHFGEQKTYSPSSAQLQKALRNIKGIHIGKEELRSDEGIVIDLGGIGKGFSADKAAVYLLEHNVTRGIIALSGDIRCLGSCEIALQSPFSEQAFALVRSKVSDLSVSTSGTYRRYAAKKSEHHLINPKTASQGKAFISVSLFTRAHNAKIDAYATAVSVMPKQKALDFLKTHKEIGFIVIDSEGRIYYGNLKGLLEVKWLSYKEKATMPSSSRNKKTNSTKATILTHPDTTSPVDMSR, from the coding sequence ATGAAAAAAACGCTTCTTCTCCTCTTTATGCTCTCTTTGCTAAAAGCAGAGGAGATGCAGCAGCGTATCCGTATGCTGATGGGCACCTACGTAACGGTAACCCTGCCTGCATCCAAAACCACGTTCATCTCCTCAATATTTGAACACATTGCACAGATAGAACACTCCCTCTCGACCTACGATGCTGACGCTGTGCTCTACAATCTTAATCAGCATCACAAAGTACCATACGATGCCCATCTTGCAGAAGCTCTCAGGCTCTCAAAACAGTACTATGCTGAAACTGGAGGCTACTTCGATGTCACCATCGGCTCGGTCACCAAAGGACTTTATCACTTCGGCGAACAGAAGACCTACTCACCCTCTTCTGCACAATTGCAGAAGGCCCTGCGCAACATAAAGGGTATTCACATTGGTAAAGAGGAACTGCGCAGTGATGAGGGGATTGTTATAGACCTTGGCGGTATAGGAAAAGGGTTTAGCGCAGATAAGGCAGCCGTATATCTGCTTGAACACAATGTCACCCGGGGCATCATCGCACTCAGCGGGGACATCCGCTGTCTTGGAAGCTGCGAAATCGCTTTGCAATCCCCTTTTTCCGAGCAGGCATTTGCCCTTGTCAGATCCAAAGTATCTGACCTCTCCGTCTCAACCAGTGGTACCTACCGACGCTATGCAGCCAAAAAAAGCGAACATCACCTTATCAATCCCAAAACAGCTTCGCAGGGGAAGGCCTTCATCTCCGTCTCCCTCTTTACCAGAGCGCACAATGCCAAAATAGATGCTTACGCCACAGCCGTATCTGTCATGCCAAAGCAAAAAGCCCTGGATTTTTTAAAAACACATAAAGAGATAGGTTTCATTGTCATTGATAGTGAAGGAAGGATATATTACGGAAACCTAAAAGGACTGCTTGAAGTCAAATGGCTCTCTTACAAAGAGAAGGCAACCATGCCAAGCAGCAGTAGAAACAAAAAGACAAACAGCACCAAAGCAACAATCTTGACCCACCCCGATACCACAAGCCCGGTCGATATGAGCAGGTAG
- a CDS encoding endonuclease/exonuclease/phosphatase family protein, whose amino-acid sequence MRYSILILLPLLLFAKPFKVATYNVENLFDTVFQGLEYDEYIPGRHGWNRKMAEIKLNHTAEVLCDLDADIVALQEVENTEVFEALRKRMERVGCQYRYGAITTKNNTTIQVALLSRFPIKRKQELQVNYTPGVRNILEVEVEIEDELLTLFVNHWKSKSRKGKESKRIAYAKVLKKRIDEMPKNREYIILGDLNTNYDAYLTLPKRLNDTGGRTGLNHILYTVEGDEAVSESQILKAEKGKHYNLWLEVPFKERWSHKFYGRKSTLDHILLPALMFDGKGIDYVNDSFRVFKRDYLFTKKGYINSWQMKAGKHTGKGYSDHLPLVAVFDTKPYLPSKKSEVKKSVTGRIGQLYEVEELAQPMVLEDAVVVLKRGRYAVLKQSPKERGIFVFGALQGMKEGEKYDLKVQEISTYMGLKEITAMVKLSQKGRVDLAPFYMPLSIGRQNEVVRNIEGVYKNRHFYTNSKKIPIYFKNRKLTPKNGAKLKIGYAHLGYYKTLQLVVYSHRDFKVLKEK is encoded by the coding sequence TTGCGTTATAGTATTCTGATACTGCTTCCTTTGCTGCTTTTTGCAAAGCCTTTCAAGGTGGCTACTTACAATGTAGAAAATCTTTTTGATACTGTATTTCAGGGGCTGGAGTATGATGAGTATATCCCCGGTAGACATGGATGGAATAGAAAAATGGCGGAGATCAAACTCAATCATACGGCCGAAGTATTGTGCGATCTTGATGCTGATATTGTCGCTTTGCAGGAAGTGGAGAATACAGAGGTTTTTGAAGCTCTCAGAAAACGGATGGAACGTGTAGGGTGCCAATACCGGTACGGTGCCATTACAACTAAGAATAATACAACGATACAGGTGGCACTGCTTTCGCGTTTTCCCATTAAAAGGAAGCAGGAACTGCAGGTAAACTATACTCCCGGAGTGCGTAATATACTGGAAGTAGAAGTGGAGATAGAGGATGAACTGCTGACACTTTTTGTTAACCACTGGAAATCCAAAAGCAGGAAAGGGAAAGAGAGCAAGAGGATTGCTTATGCAAAGGTACTGAAAAAACGTATCGATGAGATGCCAAAAAACAGAGAGTACATTATCTTAGGTGATCTCAATACCAATTATGATGCATATCTGACCCTCCCAAAACGGCTCAATGATACAGGAGGCAGAACAGGTTTGAACCATATTTTATATACCGTTGAAGGTGATGAAGCGGTATCAGAATCACAGATACTTAAAGCAGAAAAAGGAAAGCACTATAATCTATGGTTGGAAGTACCGTTTAAAGAACGCTGGAGCCATAAATTCTACGGACGCAAAAGTACATTGGACCATATTTTGCTTCCTGCTTTGATGTTCGATGGTAAAGGTATCGACTATGTCAATGACTCTTTCAGGGTCTTTAAAAGAGACTACCTCTTTACGAAAAAAGGTTATATCAACAGCTGGCAGATGAAAGCAGGAAAGCATACCGGAAAAGGTTATTCCGACCATCTGCCGCTCGTAGCAGTGTTTGATACCAAGCCCTATCTCCCTTCGAAAAAGAGTGAAGTAAAAAAGAGTGTTACAGGAAGAATAGGGCAGTTGTATGAAGTGGAAGAACTGGCTCAGCCAATGGTGCTTGAAGATGCCGTCGTAGTGTTAAAACGCGGCCGCTATGCAGTGCTTAAGCAGTCACCCAAAGAGAGGGGCATTTTTGTTTTTGGTGCGCTGCAGGGGATGAAAGAGGGAGAGAAGTATGACCTGAAAGTGCAGGAGATAAGTACCTATATGGGACTGAAGGAGATCACAGCGATGGTAAAGCTTTCCCAAAAAGGGAGGGTAGACCTTGCACCTTTTTACATGCCTCTGTCTATCGGCAGACAGAATGAAGTAGTGCGCAACATCGAAGGGGTGTACAAAAACCGTCATTTTTACACCAATAGCAAAAAGATACCTATCTATTTTAAAAATAGAAAACTTACTCCGAAAAACGGCGCAAAACTAAAGATAGGCTATGCCCATCTTGGGTATTATAAAACATTGCAGCTTGTAGTTTACAGCCACAGGGATTTTAAGGTTTTAAAGGAAAAATAA
- a CDS encoding thioredoxin domain-containing protein yields the protein MQNHLKNEHSPYLQQHADNPVNWYPWGEEAFKKAQKEHKPIFLSIGYSSCHWCHVMEHESFENENTAKILNKYFVSIKVDREERPDIDKHFQEVYQLMNGRPGGWPTSIFLTEDLKPFYSATYIPDEPKYGMMSFSSLLEVIADKYKNDRNTLVEEAEKILKHLNPNKDKIQATKLDHSIVGRIIDQAGQLFDHTEGGFNKAPKFPQASTLDLLLDLYRLTNDKDALNMALFSLSSMARGGLRDLVDGGFCRYSTDNEWLVPHFEKMTYDNAQLSAVYLKAYHVTQNNFYREVAFETIDFMLEKMQEKHLFYSASDADTEGEEGKYFVYTYEKALKSFAKAGIPSKMHEVLAKALHITPEGNFEGKNIIRVDDPTKTDEIPYYKEAIEALRKHREEKRVYPFIDKKVIVSWNAMMITSLFKAARVDAKYLKPAMKSLEKLLESMYINSQLFHSTLIGKKPKIHAFLEDYACLGEALIEAYESTLDETYLILAQKLVNAAIEKYYAQGQWKFSRGEFETDADIYDSSYPSSLATMVGVLHSISSLIDTVYKKFVFKSLEIHSYDVMRQPISTPKMSKMVIRYLYDDIIIKAKEEKLKNHIRELDKLPYPFAFFKNDNNDGFMLCNSSACFGHEKDLKGIIDVLERRQQK from the coding sequence TTGCAAAATCATCTCAAGAACGAACACTCTCCCTATCTGCAGCAACATGCTGACAATCCTGTCAACTGGTACCCATGGGGTGAAGAGGCATTTAAAAAGGCACAAAAAGAGCACAAACCCATTTTTCTAAGCATTGGCTACAGCTCATGTCACTGGTGCCATGTGATGGAACACGAATCATTTGAAAATGAAAATACTGCCAAGATCCTCAACAAATATTTCGTCTCCATCAAGGTCGACCGTGAAGAGCGTCCCGACATAGACAAACACTTTCAGGAAGTCTATCAGCTGATGAATGGAAGACCTGGCGGCTGGCCAACATCCATTTTTCTGACAGAAGATCTCAAACCTTTCTACTCGGCTACCTACATCCCCGACGAGCCGAAATACGGTATGATGAGTTTCTCCTCCTTGCTCGAAGTCATCGCTGACAAATATAAAAATGACCGGAACACTCTGGTCGAAGAAGCGGAAAAGATACTCAAACACCTTAATCCGAATAAAGACAAAATACAGGCGACCAAGCTTGACCACAGTATCGTAGGCAGAATTATCGATCAGGCAGGACAGCTCTTTGATCATACAGAAGGCGGATTCAACAAGGCTCCCAAATTCCCACAAGCCTCGACCCTTGACCTGCTTTTGGACCTCTACAGACTTACAAACGACAAAGATGCACTCAATATGGCACTATTTTCTCTCTCCTCTATGGCAAGAGGCGGACTTCGTGATCTTGTCGATGGCGGGTTCTGCCGTTATTCTACCGATAACGAGTGGCTGGTCCCGCATTTTGAAAAGATGACCTATGACAATGCACAGCTTAGTGCCGTCTACCTGAAAGCCTATCATGTTACACAGAACAACTTTTACAGAGAAGTGGCATTTGAGACAATAGACTTCATGCTTGAGAAGATGCAGGAGAAACACCTCTTCTACTCTGCCAGTGATGCAGACACGGAAGGCGAAGAGGGAAAATACTTTGTCTATACCTACGAAAAAGCACTGAAATCCTTTGCCAAAGCAGGTATTCCCTCCAAAATGCATGAAGTATTGGCAAAAGCACTGCATATCACCCCGGAAGGAAACTTTGAGGGTAAGAATATCATACGGGTGGATGATCCTACCAAAACTGACGAAATTCCTTATTACAAAGAGGCGATAGAAGCACTCAGAAAACATAGAGAAGAGAAACGGGTCTATCCCTTCATTGACAAAAAAGTGATTGTTTCATGGAATGCCATGATGATCACCTCTCTTTTCAAAGCAGCCCGTGTCGATGCAAAATACCTCAAACCAGCAATGAAGTCACTGGAAAAACTGCTTGAAAGTATGTATATAAATTCCCAGCTTTTCCACTCCACTCTCATTGGGAAAAAACCTAAGATTCATGCTTTTTTGGAAGATTATGCCTGTCTTGGAGAAGCGCTTATTGAAGCATATGAGAGCACACTTGATGAAACTTATCTCATTTTGGCACAAAAACTTGTCAATGCTGCCATTGAAAAATACTATGCACAGGGTCAATGGAAGTTCTCAAGAGGAGAGTTCGAGACCGATGCTGATATTTATGACAGCTCCTATCCTTCTTCTCTTGCAACTATGGTTGGTGTACTGCATTCCATCTCGTCTCTCATCGATACAGTTTACAAAAAGTTCGTCTTCAAGTCTCTGGAGATACACTCCTACGATGTCATGCGTCAACCCATATCTACACCCAAAATGAGCAAGATGGTCATTCGATATCTCTATGATGATATCATCATCAAAGCAAAAGAAGAAAAACTCAAAAACCATATCAGAGAGCTTGACAAGCTTCCCTATCCTTTTGCCTTTTTCAAGAACGATAACAACGATGGCTTCATGCTCTGCAACTCTTCTGCCTGTTTCGGACATGAGAAAGACCTTAAAGGTATCATAGATGTTTTGGAACGGAGACAGCAAAAGTAG
- a CDS encoding thioredoxin family protein, with amino-acid sequence MKTKVVILTILLFNTILFAISGEEVFENKCASCHTYYIPQKKLNQNYEQNNTVLKLKAPTLTELSFRLKDQVGDRTTDAEGQKFEIEEFLADYLKYPSKEKSVQRKEIRHIFPQMPPVNVDEDETEALADFMYEYAEKMMVEHGVKRYSYDEALRIAEKEKKIILIEGFIPFCRGCIWMDRNVMVEPEVKAALNKDFVLVKKNLLVEKLPLGMKRLGTPSFYFISSDGKRVLEMVEGTGTVEEYLELLSSVKSKVK; translated from the coding sequence GTGAAAACAAAAGTGGTGATTTTAACAATTCTATTGTTCAATACGATACTTTTTGCGATCTCAGGTGAGGAGGTATTCGAGAATAAATGTGCTTCCTGTCATACGTACTATATTCCACAAAAAAAACTGAATCAAAACTATGAACAGAACAACACGGTCCTGAAACTCAAAGCGCCAACACTCACAGAGCTCTCTTTCAGACTCAAAGACCAGGTAGGAGACCGAACGACCGATGCAGAGGGACAGAAGTTCGAGATAGAAGAGTTTTTGGCCGACTATCTGAAATACCCTTCTAAAGAAAAAAGTGTACAGCGAAAAGAGATACGGCACATTTTCCCGCAAATGCCACCGGTGAATGTTGATGAGGATGAAACGGAAGCATTGGCTGACTTTATGTACGAGTATGCTGAAAAGATGATGGTTGAGCACGGTGTGAAACGATACAGCTACGATGAGGCCTTGCGTATTGCTGAAAAAGAGAAAAAGATCATTTTGATCGAAGGTTTTATTCCTTTCTGTAGAGGATGTATCTGGATGGATCGTAATGTGATGGTTGAACCGGAAGTGAAAGCTGCACTCAACAAAGACTTTGTGTTGGTTAAAAAGAATCTTCTGGTTGAAAAACTGCCATTGGGAATGAAGCGTTTGGGTACTCCTTCATTCTATTTTATCAGCAGTGACGGGAAAAGAGTACTGGAGATGGTCGAAGGAACCGGAACGGTTGAAGAGTATCTTGAGTTGTTGTCTTCTGTAAAAAGCAAAGTGAAGTAA
- a CDS encoding CvfB family protein: MKETKTQNATIKIGEINTLKVERDTDYGYYLSAKDYEEVLLPNVYIMEDKMPMGSLLDVFVYTDSEDRPVATTKMPYAKLGEYGYFTVVDYKSYGAFVNWGLPKDLFVPLSQQKEYFNIGKKYILRVCLDEKTGRLYGTQKIGKYFNRDLKGLHPNKQLEMLVLAKTPLGYKVIADNKYEGMLFSNEVFEEIRVGDRKKGYVKAVRKDGKLDMSLQPIGKQAKLTQAEERVLKLLKEADGRLYFTYKSDAEAIQKSFGLSKKNFKRTLTALIEAGKIELLEDMIRLIEE, translated from the coding sequence ATGAAAGAAACAAAAACCCAAAATGCAACTATTAAAATAGGCGAGATCAATACCCTTAAAGTAGAGCGGGATACCGACTACGGATACTATCTGAGTGCCAAAGACTATGAAGAGGTACTGCTTCCCAATGTTTACATCATGGAGGATAAGATGCCTATGGGATCTCTTCTGGATGTCTTTGTCTATACCGACAGTGAGGATCGCCCGGTAGCTACGACCAAAATGCCGTATGCGAAGCTGGGGGAGTATGGATATTTTACAGTGGTGGACTATAAAAGCTACGGGGCATTCGTCAACTGGGGACTACCCAAAGACCTCTTTGTACCGCTCTCACAGCAGAAAGAGTATTTTAATATCGGGAAAAAATACATTTTGCGTGTCTGTCTCGATGAGAAGACGGGAAGACTTTACGGTACGCAGAAGATAGGGAAATACTTTAACCGTGATCTTAAAGGGCTGCACCCCAACAAGCAGCTTGAGATGCTGGTGCTTGCCAAAACACCGCTTGGGTACAAAGTGATCGCCGATAACAAGTATGAAGGAATGCTCTTTTCCAACGAGGTTTTTGAGGAGATCCGTGTGGGAGACAGAAAAAAGGGTTATGTCAAAGCCGTACGGAAAGACGGAAAGCTTGATATGTCCTTGCAGCCTATTGGAAAACAGGCCAAGCTGACACAAGCAGAGGAGAGAGTGTTAAAGCTTCTCAAAGAGGCAGACGGCAGATTGTACTTTACTTATAAAAGTGATGCTGAAGCAATACAGAAAAGCTTTGGTTTGAGCAAGAAAAACTTCAAACGGACACTGACTGCATTGATTGAAGCCGGTAAGATCGAGCTGCTCGAAGATATGATCAGGTTAATAGAGGAGTGA